The Stigmatopora nigra isolate UIUO_SnigA chromosome 23, RoL_Snig_1.1, whole genome shotgun sequence genome includes the window GCTCACTACGCCGCTTTTCTGGAGACGCTGGAGCAGCCCGAGCTCCGCCCCCGCTGCCTGCAACTCGCCACGGAGGCGGGTGAGAGCGCGACGTCTCCTCCGCTCCACATTGGGCAGATATTGAGGCCTTTGCGGTCGGTGTGTAGGTTTGGACGTGGCCGCCGTGACCAAACTGGTGGTGGAGACGGTGCGCAAAAGAGATGACGCCGACTTGACGCACCCCCGGCAAAATTTGGAGGCGGGAACCACAAAGGTTGGCTTTTCAAGTCACAAAGAGAGAAAGCGTGGGCCCCTGTACCTTACTACTGGCGTGCCACTCCCGCAGGAAGACCAAAATAAGATCGACGTCATGGACTGGCTCCTGTTCGACCCGGCCCATCGAGCCGAAGCCATGAAGCAGTCCAACGGCATCATGAGGAGATTTCTGGGTAGGATTTTAATTGCGCGTGGGCCGCACGGACATGGTGCCACCCACTGCTCCACCTTACCTACCCAGCTCTGGAGAAACACGACGCGGCCAAGGCGGTCTTCTCCAAGGTTCCCGAGGACTCCATGAAAGAAATCTACTCCCAGTGGTCCGGGGCGGCGGGCCAGACCTCGCCGTTGCCCGCCGAGGACGAGAACGCCATCAGAGAGCACCTGTGCATCAGAGCCTACCTGGTCTGGCAAAATGGCGTCCGTTGCTCTCGTTCCCCACTACAAATGTAAATGTGCTTCCAGGAAGCCCACCAAGCCTTCACCGAGTGGTTCGCTCACAGTCGAGCGGCTCCCCAAAAGCCCACGCCTTTGCCACAAGTCAAATTTACGGAGCGGGTGGCCAACGAGATGAAAGAAAAAGAGTACCAGGTAGGCACCGCCGAGCGCGTGACTCCTTTTCCGGCCGCTAAAAATTGTTTCTTCCGTCCGCCAGGCCGCGCTGGCCGCCTGGTCTAGCCGCCTGGACGCCCTGACCGAAGACGTGAAGGAAAGAATCTATAACGTGCTGCTGTTTGTGGACGGGGGCTGGATGGTGGACAACACGCAGCAGGTGGGCATAAGCCGAGGCGCGCCCCAAGCCATTGACTGACGCACGCCGATTTATGACGGGGAATGCTTTTTGCCAGGATTCGGAGCCGGACGCAGAGCGCGCCCACCAAATGTCGGCTCTGCGCTCGCTGTGTCTGCCCCGCCTGACATTTCTGCTGCTCAGCGTGCTGCAGAGCTCCGGCAGACACAAGGAGGCCCTCCGGCTCGCCGACATCGTCTCGTCCGACCATTATAAGCTCTACCAGGTGAGCCCCGGCCGGCTTCCCCCGGTGCGCTCAAAAGCTGATGCTGGCGTCTTGtattcattcaggtgttttccAAAGAGGAGCTGAGACGCTTCCTCCTCAAGTTGAGGGAGTCTTCGCTGGCGCTCTTGGACGAGGGACTCGACCCGCTGGGCTATGAGTTACCGCTGTGAAAATCCTCTTGTTGTCTCTGTTTGTACACTTGTTCTTCTAAATAAATTTTtagagtggggaaaaaaactctttTCCTGCATTTGTGGCTTATTTGTGCCAGGAGAATCATTTGTACTGCAGCCAAAAGAAGTTTATTTGAGTGGATTAACTAATGATGAGGTAACTGCTCATACTATAGCTCCAAATCTTGGTGACGTGGGAAGTCGGTCAGGAGAAAACAAGGTGCTGGCTGATGAATACCTTTGAATTATAAGGGGAAATTGGATTATTTTACAGTACTATACAACACTAAGCCTACTTTTTTCTAAGTCTTGTGGCGCCAAAATGTGGTTGCAACTGTAGACTTTGGCCTCTAGGGGCGCTGTGGTGGACGTTAGCGTAACGCGAATGAGATTCTTCGAAAGGCGCTTAAATTGTTCCACCTGCCCTGTTAAGCCCCATATTGGCCTTCAGACGTGCATAGGACGAAACGGGTAGGGTTACTCATGGGACTCACGATAGTTCACGATATTATCGAATATTGTGATGTAATGTGCATGTAATAGATTGCATTTGACAAACCGGGCTTTTGTGCGTAGCAGGCCGCGGAGCCTCGGACTTTCTTGGCTGACCCAACGTAAAGCAACGTGAGTAGAGCATATGTTGCATGTGTTTTACTAAGGATGCAATATAGCCGTGCGGTAGCGGAAACTAACAAAACGTTTTGTGAAATGTATTCAGGCGAAATACATCAAGTTTCGACTCGGTCGGACTAGCCACCGTTAGCATAATGGACACTGCGTGTTGTCTCAGTGGGCCTCGTTTTCACTTTTTATCGGGTAGAGAACGCTCGGAGAGTCAACGTATGCATGTTTGAACGTTTAATGTgccgaaaacagcattttgTGACTTATTTGCATTTAGTAACTCTTAATGTTCCTTTTCTTCGACGCATTCGCAAAGCCAGGAACTCCTAATGCTCGTTACGTTCGACGCGTGCGCACACCTAGGAACTCTTCATTATTCGTTTCGTTCGACGCGTGCGCACACCTAGGAACTCATCATTGTTCGAGACGTGCGCAAAGCTAGGAACTCATTGTTCGTTTCGTTCTACGCATGCACGTAGCCGCGAGCGGGAAAACATGTCCGGGCATATCCCCTCTCGTCGATGACGCAGCGGATTAAGCAGGCCTCTGAAAGATGCTCGGAATTGACGCCGATAGAAGTCGAATATGAGTCAACTGAAAGGTAGTTGTCAAGTTACAAAGGTGCATTTCCgttaaatcacaaaaaaaaacaaaaaaatcgttGCGGCTACCGTTTACAGGAAAGGCCTGAAACTTTAGTAGATAACATGGGTGCCTTGGAGGCATGTTTTAGTGTATTCCGTGACACAAATGCGGCATTTGCCTCCGAAATAGaaaagtaatatatttttttcatcaattaagtttttgtttaaatgattTTCGACTGTAGTGTTTGCAAATCAATTGGTTGTGTTCCTTTACATTGGAAAAGTCGCCATTTTGTGCCTGTTATGGGGTTCACTGTTACtatagaaaaaaaggcaaatttgtccTGTTAGCCAGATAAATCAATTAGTTACTAGTTAGTTACTAGGCTTCATTGTTTCTATAGAAAAAAGGTAAATTTGTCCTGTTAGCCAGATAAATTAATTAGTTACTAGTTAGTTACGAGGGTTGGAATAGTGATGAGTCATAACAGACTAGTCCCGGCATGTCCATGTAAACAACTTGTATTATTTAATCAGCTGTTCCAACCCCACGCGTGCCACTGAGTCAGCTGGAACGGCTCTGATTGGCGGAGGAGACGTGACGGCATGACGGCGCCTACTCGCGCTCCAGTCTAGCCCTGACATGTCCTGGAGGCACTCACTATAAGAAGAGCCAGGGCTCCCCTGGCCCAGGCTCTCTGACTGCTCTGCACTTTTAACTCTTTGCACTATTCATTTGGGGACACTTTACACACAGATGCTTTTGGACTCTATTCTTTTTAATCATGGTATGgtctttcatttgtatttttttcacaatggCTTTTGTGTATTTACAGGTATTTGGTCAAAATGGGATGGCGATGTCACTTCTGATGCGATACACTCAGAGCTTTTATTCAAAGCCTAGCTAAGCTTTAATCAATTTGCAGTTCAAACCAGTATTTAGTTTGCATTTGCGTTACAAAATGTAGACCGCAAGTTAACATGGAGCCATCAAGTCATTGGCCCCAAAAAAACAGATGACTTTAGGTGATAGAAGTGATGCAAAGTCGAGCTCACTTTTCTCGATGTCCTGCGTGTTTATGTGCAGATTGTTTCTACGCCAAGTAATGACAAGATGGAGCGCTCTGGTGACAGCAGACTTGTGAGTTGTTCAAAGACATTTCTGTTGAAAATATCAGTGAGGAGGCGCATCAACTTATTACTGGCCCTTTGCACTTTTTGTCTTGAGGTTCGTCCCACGCCGGACCTGGCCGCTTTGCTGAGACAAGCGGGCTGCACCAAAGATGTTCTGCCCATGAGAGAGGTAAGTGGGAAGGccaaaagaagggaaaaaaagcccacTTCCGCCCACTGAGGCGTCGCTAACGGCTTGTCCAATGCGCCGTCAGGTGACGTACTACCTGGGCAAGTACATCTTCCAGAAGCAGCTGTTCGACAAGCAACAGCAGCACATTGTTCATTGTGCTCAGGACCCGCTGGGAAACATCATGGGCGTGGAGAGCTTCTCTGTCAAAGAACCTCGGTGAGGCACGTTCGCCACCGCTCAGCACGTTGCCCGACCAACTCGGGCTCACCATTTTCCACCCCATCTCCGGGATAGGGATGTGTACGCCAAGCTCAACAAGAACTTTGTGACCGAGAGAAGCCAAGGCAGGGCATCCCGTTGAAACAAAAGTCCTCAATGGCCCCCACGCGCTTGTAACAATTGTTGTCCATCCTCTTCAGATTGGGCTGCCGCCTCTTCCAGTGCTTCCGCCTCTTCCAGTGCTTCCGGCAGCCAGGACCAGGCTGCGCAAGCTGAAGCTGAGCAGgtacccccccccaaaaaaaaacaaatgtgctgAAAATGAAGCCAATTGACAGTTAACCCGAGGCCATCCGTCCCCTTATCTGACCTCACCTCAGGAACTGGCAGTGGAGCCCGTCACTTCTTCTGACAGCGGCAGACGCCGCCGCTGGAGCTCCAGGAACATTGGCGCCGGTCAGTTCGCCTCACTGCGTCCCGTGGAGAACGTGAGATTTAACACTAGCCCCACCCCCAGGTCCCTCCATCGATGTACCGGTTGATGACGACGACAACGATGAAGATGTGAAAAGGGGTCGCCCGGACAACTACTCTATTAGTTTTGATAGGAGCCACGCCTGGTACGTCATTGGTGGCTTAGACGCAACTGAGAGAGACGAGAGCCAGGCAGAGAACCATAGTCTTGTgagttgaagaaaaacaaaaggacaAACACACTGACCTGATTAGTTAGTACACACTGACATGGCACGCCATTCTCCACTTGCTTTTTGCAGGCGGGCACCCCGGAGGTGATcgtcagcagcagcagcagcaccctGGGCGAGGAATCGGACGACGACAACTTCAGCGTGGAATATGAGCTGCGATCCACCGATCCCGAagacgacgaagacgacgaggacgacgataGCTCCCTGTCCGCCGAGTCTGAGGTAGGGCCACGTGCAAGGGCCCGCCTGAATGGTGGGACAAAGCCATCTGAAGCTTCTGTCGCCGGCGCAAAAGGTCTGTGAGCTGACCATCCTAGAGGACGACTCCTTCGACGACGACACGGAGATCACCGAAGCCGTGAGTAGCGCAGGCGGCTCGGGCGGGGCCGACGCGCGCAACTGACTTGGCTGCCGCTCATCGGCAGGACTTTTGGCGCTGCCACGAGTGCGCCGATTCCACGCTGCCTCCCCCGACCAACTGCGTGCGCTGCTGGTGCCTGCGCCAGGATTGGCTGCGCCAGGCCTCTCTGAGCTCCGTGCGGGCGGATGTTCACGGTGGGTCCTCGGCTCCGCTGCCAAATGTGTGTGTGGCAAGGGGCACGAGAAATTGAATCATTTCCCTCCCTTAGCCGAAGGTCTTGACATCGAGGACGGCGTGGACATGCCGGATGGCAAGACGGTCAGCCGCGGCTCTCAGACCTCCCGCCCGTCCTCCTCCTGCAGCTCTGCCATCTCCCAGGAGAGAGCGTGGCCCGCAGATTCTGTGCCCCCGCCGGGGCGGGGCCTTCCGGCAGATATGCGCCTGCCCGAGTCGTGCCTGGAGCCTTGCCTGATCTGCCAGTCTCACCCCAAGAACGGCTGCATCGTCCACGGCAAGACGGGCCACATGATGTCGTGCTATGCCTGCGCCCGCAAGCTCAAGAAGCGCAACAAGCTGTGCCCCGTGTGCCGCGAGCCCATCGAGGCGGTGGTCCTCACCTACTTGGGCTGAACGCCCGGCAGCTAGGCCGCAAGGCCACTAGGTCCATTAGGACCGCTAGGTCCACTAGGGCCACTACCAGGTCCACCGGGACCGCTAGGCCGGCCGGCTGGCCGGCCACCA containing:
- the mdm2 gene encoding E3 ubiquitin-protein ligase Mdm2 isoform X4 encodes the protein MERSGDSRLVRPTPDLAALLRQAGCTKDVLPMREDPLGNIMGVESFSVKEPRDVYAKLNKNFVTERSQDWAAASSSASASSSASGSQDQAAQAEAEQELAVEPVTSSDSGRRRRWSSRNIGAGPSIDVPVDDDDNDEDVKRGRPDNYSISFDRSHAWYVIGGLDATERDESQAENHSLAGTPEVIVSSSSSTLGEESDDDNFSVEYELRSTDPEDDEDDEDDDSSLSAESEVCELTILEDDSFDDDTEITEADFWRCHECADSTLPPPTNCVRCWCLRQDWLRQASLSSVRADVHAEGLDIEDGVDMPDGKTVSRGSQTSRPSSSCSSAISQERAWPADSVPPPGRGLPADMRLPESCLEPCLICQSHPKNGCIVHGKTGHMMSCYACARKLKKRNKLCPVCREPIEAVVLTYLG
- the mdm2 gene encoding E3 ubiquitin-protein ligase Mdm2 isoform X3, translated to MIVSTPSNDKMERSGDSRLVRPTPDLAALLRQAGCTKDVLPMREDPLGNIMGVESFSVKEPRDVYAKLNKNFVTERSQDWAAASSSASASSSASGSQDQAAQAEAEQELAVEPVTSSDSGRRRRWSSRNIGAGPSIDVPVDDDDNDEDVKRGRPDNYSISFDRSHAWYVIGGLDATERDESQAENHSLAGTPEVIVSSSSSTLGEESDDDNFSVEYELRSTDPEDDEDDEDDDSSLSAESEVCELTILEDDSFDDDTEITEADFWRCHECADSTLPPPTNCVRCWCLRQDWLRQASLSSVRADVHAEGLDIEDGVDMPDGKTVSRGSQTSRPSSSCSSAISQERAWPADSVPPPGRGLPADMRLPESCLEPCLICQSHPKNGCIVHGKTGHMMSCYACARKLKKRNKLCPVCREPIEAVVLTYLG
- the mdm2 gene encoding E3 ubiquitin-protein ligase Mdm2 isoform X1, with the protein product MIVSTPSNDKMERSGDSRLVRPTPDLAALLRQAGCTKDVLPMREVTYYLGKYIFQKQLFDKQQQHIVHCAQDPLGNIMGVESFSVKEPRDVYAKLNKNFVTERSQDWAAASSSASASSSASGSQDQAAQAEAEQELAVEPVTSSDSGRRRRWSSRNIGAGPSIDVPVDDDDNDEDVKRGRPDNYSISFDRSHAWYVIGGLDATERDESQAENHSLAGTPEVIVSSSSSTLGEESDDDNFSVEYELRSTDPEDDEDDEDDDSSLSAESEVCELTILEDDSFDDDTEITEADFWRCHECADSTLPPPTNCVRCWCLRQDWLRQASLSSVRADVHAEGLDIEDGVDMPDGKTVSRGSQTSRPSSSCSSAISQERAWPADSVPPPGRGLPADMRLPESCLEPCLICQSHPKNGCIVHGKTGHMMSCYACARKLKKRNKLCPVCREPIEAVVLTYLG
- the mdm2 gene encoding E3 ubiquitin-protein ligase Mdm2 isoform X2, encoding MERSGDSRLVRPTPDLAALLRQAGCTKDVLPMREVTYYLGKYIFQKQLFDKQQQHIVHCAQDPLGNIMGVESFSVKEPRDVYAKLNKNFVTERSQDWAAASSSASASSSASGSQDQAAQAEAEQELAVEPVTSSDSGRRRRWSSRNIGAGPSIDVPVDDDDNDEDVKRGRPDNYSISFDRSHAWYVIGGLDATERDESQAENHSLAGTPEVIVSSSSSTLGEESDDDNFSVEYELRSTDPEDDEDDEDDDSSLSAESEVCELTILEDDSFDDDTEITEADFWRCHECADSTLPPPTNCVRCWCLRQDWLRQASLSSVRADVHAEGLDIEDGVDMPDGKTVSRGSQTSRPSSSCSSAISQERAWPADSVPPPGRGLPADMRLPESCLEPCLICQSHPKNGCIVHGKTGHMMSCYACARKLKKRNKLCPVCREPIEAVVLTYLG